DNA sequence from the Prolixibacter sp. SD074 genome:
TTGGATTACACGACGTTTCGACACCGGTAAAAGGTAACAATGGCGTGTATATGGTTGAAGTAACCAATGTTAAAGAAGGCGCTGATACCGATGTGGCCGGAGACAAGGTTCAGATGATGATGAGCCTGAGTTATCGCGCCAACACACAGGCCTTCGAGACATTGAAGAAAGAGGCCGACATTGTTGACAATCGTTCGAAATTCTATTAATGAAACTTCCCGGTATTAGCGGAAAATATAGACACAAAAGAAAGCCCCTCAATAATAATTTGCGGGGTCTTCTTTTTTTTATGACCTCTGGCTATAAAACAGCTGCGAAACTACGATTGCCAGAGAAAAAGAAAGGTATAGCTAATAAAATAGAAAACGGGTGACAATAATCATCAGGAAAGCAGACTTTTCACCTTCGCCGCAATGTCCTTTCCATCAGCCCGTCCGGCCAATTTCGCATTGGCAGCTCCCATTACTTTTCCCATATCTTTCATCGATTCTGCGCCAACTTCAGCAATAACCGCTTTCACCGCATCCGTCAATTCCCCATCGTTCATTTTTGATGGAAGATACGTTTCAAATACTTTCACTTGCCCCATTTCCTGATCATACAAATCCTGTCGGCCCTGCTCCTTATAAATGTCTGCAGAATCCCTTCCCAGCTTCGCTAACCTGGCAATGGCTTTCAAAGCAACGTCGTCCGGAAGTTCTTTCGGACCGCCTTTAGCGGTTTTCGCTTCTATCAGCACTTTTTTAATATTCCGTAAAGCTTCCAGCTTCGCCTTATCGCGGGCAAGCATAGCCGACTTTATATCGGCATTGATTTGATCAAACAAACTCATGATTTTATGGTATTGGTACGTTAATTAATCGGCTTTGTCGTGTAAAAACGAGTTATTCCGCCGAAGTTTAGGCCCTTCATCTTTGTCATCAGAAAGCGAAAAACGGGATATTTCAGAAGCTTTCTTTTTCTTCCCGTTTTCTAAGCGCAACATGCGACGTACATAAGCCGGCTCATTGCTGATTTTCTCAACCTCTTCATCCGAAAGGGTTGAAAAATCGACCTGCATAACCTGTTTTCTCTGCTCTTCTGTAGGGTTGCCCCCTGAATGCTTCTCCTTCGGTACCGGTCCATACAATGGTTCAAATTCATCTTCCGGCTCACCTTCAAAAACGGGAGCGCCCGATTTTCTTACCCCCATATCATCGTCGGACATGCCCACCTGCCCGGAAATATTGTAGGGCATTTTTTCCTTTTCATCCCGCAAAGAAACCTTCTCGGCAGGCTCTTTCTTATCCGTTCGGAGCTCCGGAATCGAACTCGTTTTAAAACCGGTGGCAATAACCGTAACCGAAATGGAATCTTCGAGCGATGGGTCAATTGCTACTCCGTAAATCAAATCAGCGGAGTTACCAGCTTTTTCCTGCACATATTCGTTGATGAGATTCATTTCATCCATGGTCACTTCATGCTTTTCCCCGGAAGTAATATTCACCAGGATATTCCGGGCGCCACGAATATCATTATTGTTCAGTAACGGCGAGTTTAAGGCGCCCTCTACGGCTCTTAAAGCCCTTTCGTCGCCAGTTGCCCGGTAAGAACCCATCACCGCTACGCCAGACTCTTTCATCACCGTTTTCACATCTTCAAAGTCCACGTTGATGAACCCGTGATACGTGATAATCTCGGCAATTCCTTTCGCTGCAATAGCCAGCACATCATCGGCCTTCGAAAAGGCTTTGGAAATAGGAAAATCACCGTACATCTCACGGATACGTTCGTTATTGATGATCAGCAACGAATCCACATTGCCTTCCATCTCACGGATTCCTTTGATGGCTTGCTCAATACGCCTTCTTCCCTCATTCCGGAAAGGAATCGTCACAATTCCCACCGTTAATAGATTCAGTTTTCGGGCTGCTTCGGCAATAACAGGAGCAGCCCCGGTTCCGGTACCGCCTCCCATTCCGGCCGTAATGAAAACCATTTTCGTTCCATGAGAAAGAATTTCTTCTACCTCTTGTATATTTTCACGGGCTGCATCACGCCCAACATCCGGTTTATTCCCGGCTCCGCGCCCCTCTGTCAACGAAGCCCCTAATTGTACCTGAGTAGGCACCGGACTATTAATCAGCGCCTGCGCATCGGTATTGCAAACTGCAAAATCTACATCTTTTATCCCCTGACGGAACATGTGGTTGACCGCATTTCCACCGCCTCCTCCAACACCGATTACCTTAATGATGCAATTCTGCTTCTCCGGTAATTCAAAATTCATCAGTTCGGCCATATCTCGATCTTTAATTTAATTCTACCTAGTATTTGTTATTCATCCATCTCCATGTCGTTATCACTGAAGAAGGTATTGAACTGTTTGACAAACCAGTTGGTAATGGGCTCAGAAGTTACTTCTTCCTTGTCCTTTTTGCTTCGGTGTCTCTTCTCCTCACTCTTTTTATGCCGGCTTTTATTTTGGTAAGAAGTCGTCTCCTCATTCTGGTATTCATGTTCCACCTGAAGGTCATCTTCGTCAAGATAATTCTTCTTCCTGCCTGCCGGCTTATAAAACTCCCTCTCCCGTTCAACGCGCTTTTCCTCGTAAAATGGAAGTTTTAACTCACTCTTCACCGATTCGGTTTTTTCATCCTGTAACGAAACCCTGGTCTTTTCCGGTTCGGGATTAAATATCCTGTTGGGATTGGTCTTAAAACCGGTAGCAATCAGCGTCACACAAATTTTTGGCCCAAGCTTTTCGTCACGTCCGTTTCCCCATATAATATTAGCGTCATCACCAGCCGCATCCTGCAGGTAATCGATAATCTGACCAATTTCACCCATCCTGATTTCCTCTTCCCCTGACGTAATATTCAGCAGTATATTTTCCGTTCCATAAATGTCATTGCTATCCAAAAGCGGCGAAATCAATGCTTCCTTAACGGCACGCATGGCCCGATCTTCCCCATCGGCAATACCCGATCCCATAATAAATACGCCACTCAACTGCATTACGGTATTCACATCGGCAAAGTCAATATTAATATTACCATGGAGCGTAATAATTTCCGCACACCCTTTTACAGCAGTTGCCAAAATATTGTCGGCCTGAGCAAATGCTTTTGACGCCGGTAAATCACCATAAATCTTATGCAGATTTTCGTTACTGATAACCAATAAGCTATCAACGAACTTCTTTAGCTTGCCCACACCGACCATCGCCTGATCGAAACGCCGCTTACCTTCTTTTTCCGAAGGAAGCGTCACAACAGCAATGGTTAGAATATCCATTTCACGGGCCAATTGAGCAATCACAGGCGCAGCACCAGTGCCGGTTCCTCCACCCATTCCAGCCGTGATGAACACCATCCGGGTATTGTTGGCCAGCACCCTCCGGATGTCCGCCAGGTTTTCGATGGCAGCTTGTTCGCCTTGTTCCGGCTTATTGCCGGCGCCACGACCCTCGGTTAGTGAAACGCCCAACTGTACCTTAACAGGGACCGGGCTATTCTCCAGGGCCTGGGCATCGGTGTTACAAATGATGAAATCGACGCCGGTAATCCCATTCCGGTACATGTAGTTCAATGCGTTTCCACCGCCGCCTCCAACGCCAATGACCTTGATAATGGAATCCTGGTTATGCCTGAAACCAAAATTGAGCAAATCTTCTTCTGATGACATACCGTATAACTTTTGGTTGGTTTACATCGTAGTCTAATTCATTTCCATATCTTCATCCGAGATCAGGTTTCCGAGACCATCCCGGGCTTTCTCAAACAGATTGTTGAATACGCCTTTAAATCCGTTTCCATTCGGCCTATCCTTCTGACGGGGCTCTTGAGGCCTTTCCCCTTCTTCATTTTCACGGACCACCATAGTATCCGTATTGCGCATTCCTTCGCGCTTTTTCAGTCCTTTTACCAGCAATCCGAGAATATTGGCTGCTTCAGGGCCATTCACCTGTTCGGCAAACAACAACTCCTTCATCGGGATAACCGGACGGCCGAAACGAACGTCCAAGCCCGTTTTATAACTAATCAGCTTTTCCAGTTCAGCCATTTCGGCACCACCGCCGGTAATCACAATGCCAGCGCCCAGTTTATGCATCAACCCGGTCGATTCAATCTGAAAACTGATACCTTCCAGAATCTCTTCCATACGGGCCTGAATGATGTAAGACAGATTTTTGAAACTTACCTCTTTGGCTGGCCAGCCGTCCGATTCGGGAATCTGCACCACTTTATTATCAGGAGCCAATTCCGCCAATGCGCGACCAAACTGCACCTTTAATAACTCTGCATGTCTTGCAATGATGTTGCACCCTTCTTTAATATCACGGGTAACCACCGAACCACCAAAGGGAAGTTCAGCAGCCAATCGCAGCCGGTTTTCATAGTAGACTGAAATACCTGTAGTTCCGGCGCCAAAGTCGACCAATACCACCCCGGCTTCTTTCTCGTCTTCGGTGAGATATGCCTCTCCCTGCACAAAAGGATTGACAAACACACCTGCCAACTCAAAGCCGGCTTTTTCCGCACTTCGCCGAAGATTAACCCGGTACGAATCGGGCGCCAAAATCAGGTTAAACATGGCATCGATACGATTTCCAGCCATGCCTACAGGCTGTTGGATGCCCATCTCTCCATCGACGATGAATTCCTGTGGGACCACATGAAAAATCTTCTCTCCGGGTTGCAAAGAGTACCGGCCAACTTCTTCGTACAACGAAGCAACCAACTCACGGGTCACCTCGCCATCCATATCAATCATCCGGTAGCCGCTGGCCGAACGGGTACGGATTTTCTGTCCCGACAAACCGGCATAAATGCTGCGAACTTTCAATTTCAATCCACGGCATGCTACTTCCACTGCTTCCCGTATTGATTTTCCGGCTTCTTCAATATTCACGACAACACCATTCCTGACGCCGCGCGTATCCGTACTTCCATAGCCAACGACCTCCAGTTTCCGATCAATGGTATAGCGACCAATGATGGCAGTCGTTTTCACAGTACCTATATCTACTGCAGCGGTCATTTCTTTCATTGAACTCATAGGAAGTTATTTTTTTGTGCAAACTATCTGATTTCTGTATTTAAGGTTAATGCATTTGTATTTCGACCATCCCCCATGTCGAAAACCTTCGGTGTATAGCGCTTTCAGATTCCGGAACTTAATTTGGTAACCATCTGCTTTCCCAAATTCAATTCGCTGGTCACCAATCCGGGGAATCATGGTCAGATCACCATCATCATCTACATAAATCTGGTCGATCTGTGCCTTTAGAAAATCATCCGAACCGATGTAAGACACCAGGGGAACCAACGTTTCCCTGGCAAACTTCCGGGAAACCGAACCGCCTACCAGAATAACCCGCGCCGTATACTTCGGTGTCCAATTCATTACGTTTCCTTCGTTGTCCATATAATAATCCAGCCCACTGGTAAAAACTCTAAAAATGGGCTTCCGCTGTTCAATACGTACGACCAGCGAACCGCCTTTATCTCGTCCGGTACGGCTTGCCAGTGTCGTATAAACCTGCGCGTGGCCAATGGCTTGTAACTTCTCCAAACCTGCTTCGATGGCCCTGGTGTTGATGGAGTCGAGCCGTTTACCAAATACGCCGTTGTATTTCTTTTCAATCCATCTCTCCACATCATCATTATCGATGAATCGGTATTGTGCTGAGTCACTCACATTGACCACCAGCCCGACACATCGCGTCTGCCTGTATTGCCGAGCTGAAAATCCCAGCGAAAACAGGATGAGCGCAATGGCAGCGCCCCAAAGGATGATATGCAGAAACGTCTTAAACATCTTCTTTTCTTCTCAGTATTTCCACAATCGGTTCTACCCATTGATCAATATCGCCGGCCCCCAGCGTCAGCAATACGCCTGTTTTAAGGTTTTCAACAACATGGGGTAAATCCTCTTTGTGGCAAAGCTGTTTATCTTTTATCGTTACTTTCTCCAATATCAATCGGGAATCGACACCCGGAATTGGTTCTTCCCGTGCCGGATAAATATCCAACAAAATCAATTCGTCCAGCAGACTTAAACTCGCAGCAAACTCTTCCGCCAAATCCCGCGTCCGGGAATAAAGATGCGGCTGAAAAATTCCGGTCACCTTCCTATTGGCAAACATATCCTGAGCTGAATGAATAGTCGCCTCCAATTCTTTCGGGTGGTGTGCATAATCATCAATGTAAACCGTCTCTTTTCCGCGAAACCGGATATCGAAACGACGGACAACCCCCTGATAGCCGGCCAGGGCTTTTCGAATCTCATCGCCGGTAACACCGGAAAGCAAAGCCAATCCGCATGCCGCAACCGCGTTCTCCACATTCATCAGTCCCGGGTAAGCCAGCCGCAAATCGGGAAATTCACCGAAAGGTGTTGTCAAATCAAAATGGTAAGCTCCCTCTTCCACCCGGATATTTGTACCATAAAAATCCGCTTTCCCTTTAATGGAATAAGTATAAAAACGCACTTCTTCATTCCAGCTGGCTTCAACAGGCAGTCCTTTTTTGTACAATACTTCACCTCCTTTGTTCACCTGCCCGACGAAACTTTTGAATGCATCGAGCAAATGCGAAAAATCGCCGTAAATGTCGAGGTGATCCGGATCAATTGAAGTAATCACTGCCCTTTGCGGGAACAACCGTAAAAATGAACGATCAAATTCATCTGCTTCAACTACCACCACATTGGTTT
Encoded proteins:
- a CDS encoding cell division protein FtsQ/DivIB, which codes for MFKTFLHIILWGAAIALILFSLGFSARQYRQTRCVGLVVNVSDSAQYRFIDNDDVERWIEKKYNGVFGKRLDSINTRAIEAGLEKLQAIGHAQVYTTLASRTGRDKGGSLVVRIEQRKPIFRVFTSGLDYYMDNEGNVMNWTPKYTARVILVGGSVSRKFARETLVPLVSYIGSDDFLKAQIDQIYVDDDGDLTMIPRIGDQRIEFGKADGYQIKFRNLKALYTEGFRHGGWSKYKCINLKYRNQIVCTKK
- the ftsA gene encoding cell division protein FtsA, producing the protein MSSMKEMTAAVDIGTVKTTAIIGRYTIDRKLEVVGYGSTDTRGVRNGVVVNIEEAGKSIREAVEVACRGLKLKVRSIYAGLSGQKIRTRSASGYRMIDMDGEVTRELVASLYEEVGRYSLQPGEKIFHVVPQEFIVDGEMGIQQPVGMAGNRIDAMFNLILAPDSYRVNLRRSAEKAGFELAGVFVNPFVQGEAYLTEDEKEAGVVLVDFGAGTTGISVYYENRLRLAAELPFGGSVVTRDIKEGCNIIARHAELLKVQFGRALAELAPDNKVVQIPESDGWPAKEVSFKNLSYIIQARMEEILEGISFQIESTGLMHKLGAGIVITGGGAEMAELEKLISYKTGLDVRFGRPVIPMKELLFAEQVNGPEAANILGLLVKGLKKREGMRNTDTMVVRENEEGERPQEPRQKDRPNGNGFKGVFNNLFEKARDGLGNLISDEDMEMN
- the ftsZ gene encoding cell division protein FtsZ, which translates into the protein MSSEEDLLNFGFRHNQDSIIKVIGVGGGGGNALNYMYRNGITGVDFIICNTDAQALENSPVPVKVQLGVSLTEGRGAGNKPEQGEQAAIENLADIRRVLANNTRMVFITAGMGGGTGTGAAPVIAQLAREMDILTIAVVTLPSEKEGKRRFDQAMVGVGKLKKFVDSLLVISNENLHKIYGDLPASKAFAQADNILATAVKGCAEIITLHGNINIDFADVNTVMQLSGVFIMGSGIADGEDRAMRAVKEALISPLLDSNDIYGTENILLNITSGEEEIRMGEIGQIIDYLQDAAGDDANIIWGNGRDEKLGPKICVTLIATGFKTNPNRIFNPEPEKTRVSLQDEKTESVKSELKLPFYEEKRVEREREFYKPAGRKKNYLDEDDLQVEHEYQNEETTSYQNKSRHKKSEEKRHRSKKDKEEVTSEPITNWFVKQFNTFFSDNDMEMDE
- a CDS encoding GatB/YqeY domain-containing protein; translated protein: MSLFDQINADIKSAMLARDKAKLEALRNIKKVLIEAKTAKGGPKELPDDVALKAIARLAKLGRDSADIYKEQGRQDLYDQEMGQVKVFETYLPSKMNDGELTDAVKAVIAEVGAESMKDMGKVMGAANAKLAGRADGKDIAAKVKSLLS
- the ftsZ gene encoding cell division protein FtsZ gives rise to the protein MAELMNFELPEKQNCIIKVIGVGGGGGNAVNHMFRQGIKDVDFAVCNTDAQALINSPVPTQVQLGASLTEGRGAGNKPDVGRDAARENIQEVEEILSHGTKMVFITAGMGGGTGTGAAPVIAEAARKLNLLTVGIVTIPFRNEGRRRIEQAIKGIREMEGNVDSLLIINNERIREMYGDFPISKAFSKADDVLAIAAKGIAEIITYHGFINVDFEDVKTVMKESGVAVMGSYRATGDERALRAVEGALNSPLLNNNDIRGARNILVNITSGEKHEVTMDEMNLINEYVQEKAGNSADLIYGVAIDPSLEDSISVTVIATGFKTSSIPELRTDKKEPAEKVSLRDEKEKMPYNISGQVGMSDDDMGVRKSGAPVFEGEPEDEFEPLYGPVPKEKHSGGNPTEEQRKQVMQVDFSTLSDEEVEKISNEPAYVRRMLRLENGKKKKASEISRFSLSDDKDEGPKLRRNNSFLHDKAD
- the murC gene encoding UDP-N-acetylmuramate--L-alanine ligase, translated to MNLGKAHRVYLLGIGGIGMSAIARYFRFHGMRVEGYDRTETELTRELEEEGIYVHYEADLKYVPPFNDLDNTLAIYTPAIPESNIELQFFRKTGTAMYKRSQILGIIAAESQCVAVSGTHGKTSVTTMTAHLLHQSSVGCTSFMGGISRNYHTNLILPVKETNVVVVEADEFDRSFLRLFPQRAVITSIDPDHLDIYGDFSHLLDAFKSFVGQVNKGGEVLYKKGLPVEASWNEEVRFYTYSIKGKADFYGTNIRVEEGAYHFDLTTPFGEFPDLRLAYPGLMNVENAVAACGLALLSGVTGDEIRKALAGYQGVVRRFDIRFRGKETVYIDDYAHHPKELEATIHSAQDMFANRKVTGIFQPHLYSRTRDLAEEFAASLSLLDELILLDIYPAREEPIPGVDSRLILEKVTIKDKQLCHKEDLPHVVENLKTGVLLTLGAGDIDQWVEPIVEILRRKEDV